One Rhodothermales bacterium genomic region harbors:
- a CDS encoding DUF4293 family protein, whose amino-acid sequence MQSLYLLFAAAFLVLFLVFGGVWQGVVAVAYPWITPVAFVLGGLAALVSLVAVFLYRDRAKQRKVVLAAQWLDVLLVLVIAGGLVALTFGDAGSLGVGATSFYLTLLLPIVAYVFLRLARRGVEKDIALVRSMDRLR is encoded by the coding sequence TTGCAGTCCCTGTACCTCCTGTTCGCCGCGGCCTTCCTCGTGCTGTTCCTCGTCTTCGGCGGGGTGTGGCAGGGCGTGGTCGCCGTCGCCTATCCGTGGATCACGCCGGTCGCCTTCGTGCTGGGCGGACTGGCTGCGCTCGTCTCCCTCGTCGCCGTGTTTCTCTACCGGGACCGTGCGAAGCAGCGGAAGGTGGTGCTCGCCGCTCAGTGGCTCGACGTTCTCCTCGTGCTGGTCATCGCTGGCGGGCTCGTCGCGCTCACATTCGGCGATGCGGGGAGCCTCGGCGTCGGGGCTACGTCGTTCTATCTCACACTCCTCCTGCCGATCGTCGCGTACGTCTTCCTCCGGCTCGCGCGGCGCGGCGTCGAGAAGGACATCGCGCTCGTCCGCTCAATGGACCGGCTGCGCTAG
- a CDS encoding DMT family transporter translates to MAAVPPPLEESQTPRRAAFALVAGLISLGLSAILIRYGTSAPGIALAVWRTVFATILLAPFALPKIGPEVRRFTGRDWRLIGTAGVVLGLHFIVWIESLYHTSVASASVLVTTSPLFIAVLGFVFLRERLARRTVIAIIVAVAGAGLIGLGDASEGAFPNAVFGNGLALSASLLMAVYLLIGRAVRQHTSFLAYLFPLYATASVTTLVAALVRGTDLLQPWPILALCLAMAVFPQLVGHGSFNYAVKYFPAALLGLLSLSEPIVSSALALVLFSEVPGPLALVGMAVVLASIAVVFAPRLRKAKNAA, encoded by the coding sequence ATGGCTGCCGTTCCGCCCCCGCTTGAGGAATCGCAGACGCCACGGCGGGCCGCGTTCGCCCTCGTCGCGGGGCTGATCTCGCTCGGGCTGAGCGCGATCCTCATCCGGTACGGGACCTCGGCACCGGGCATCGCCCTCGCCGTCTGGCGCACCGTCTTCGCGACGATCCTGCTGGCCCCGTTCGCCCTCCCGAAAATCGGGCCGGAGGTGCGGCGATTCACGGGCCGCGACTGGCGGCTGATCGGGACGGCGGGCGTCGTCCTCGGCCTCCACTTCATCGTGTGGATCGAGTCGCTCTACCACACGAGCGTGGCGAGCGCGTCGGTCCTCGTGACGACGAGCCCCCTCTTCATCGCCGTCCTCGGGTTCGTTTTCCTGCGCGAGCGGCTGGCGCGGCGGACCGTCATCGCGATCATCGTCGCCGTCGCGGGGGCGGGGCTGATCGGGCTCGGTGACGCCTCGGAAGGGGCGTTCCCGAATGCGGTCTTCGGCAACGGGCTTGCGCTCTCGGCCTCCCTCCTGATGGCGGTGTATCTGCTGATCGGCCGCGCCGTACGGCAGCACACGTCGTTCCTCGCGTACCTCTTCCCGCTCTACGCGACGGCGTCGGTGACGACGCTCGTGGCGGCGCTCGTGCGCGGGACCGACCTGCTCCAGCCGTGGCCGATCCTCGCGCTCTGCCTCGCGATGGCCGTCTTCCCCCAACTCGTCGGGCACGGCTCGTTCAACTACGCGGTGAAGTATTTCCCGGCGGCGCTGCTCGGCCTGCTCTCACTATCGGAGCCGATCGTGTCGTCGGCCCTCGCGCTCGTGCTCTTCAGCGAGGTGCCGGGGCCGCTCGCACTCGTCGGGATGGCCGTCGTGCTGGCCTCGATCGCCGTCGTGTTCGCGCCGCGCCTGCGGAAAGCGAAGAACGCCGCGTAG
- a CDS encoding glycosyltransferase family 2 protein — protein sequence MPLPRVSVVIVSWNALPLLQQCLPSVVATDYPDLEIVLADNASTDGSAEWVEATFPSVVVVRHPENWLFCRGNNEAIPHTTGAYVCLLNNDVEVPPGWLMPLVEAMEAQPDVAAVQPKLLQYDDRGRFEYAGASGGFLDRYAYPFTRGRIFDTVERDDGQYDNARDVFWATGAALLLRRSALDEVGLLDERFVMHMEEIDLCWRLWRAGWRVRVEPASEVYHIGGGSLPQGNPRKTYYNFRNSFLLLWKHLPRRHFRRVVAGRYALDTLAAVRALVAGNLAEVDAIRRAHFDFRTLRKHYTPPPDDIPLVLPPYDSSIVRDYFIGRHKTFADLPTERFRSLP from the coding sequence ATGCCTCTCCCCCGCGTCTCCGTCGTCATCGTGAGCTGGAACGCGCTGCCGCTCCTGCAGCAGTGCCTCCCGTCCGTCGTCGCCACGGACTACCCCGACCTCGAAATCGTCCTCGCGGACAACGCCTCGACCGACGGCTCGGCCGAGTGGGTCGAGGCGACGTTCCCGTCTGTCGTCGTCGTCCGGCATCCGGAAAACTGGCTGTTCTGCCGGGGCAACAACGAGGCGATCCCGCACACGACGGGCGCCTACGTCTGCCTGCTCAACAACGACGTCGAAGTGCCGCCGGGCTGGCTGATGCCGCTCGTCGAGGCGATGGAAGCGCAGCCGGACGTAGCCGCCGTGCAGCCGAAGCTGTTGCAGTATGACGACCGCGGCCGGTTCGAGTACGCCGGGGCGAGCGGCGGCTTCCTCGACCGCTACGCCTACCCGTTCACGCGCGGCCGGATCTTTGACACCGTCGAGCGCGACGACGGGCAGTACGACAACGCCCGCGATGTGTTTTGGGCGACGGGCGCCGCCCTCCTCCTCCGGCGTTCCGCGCTCGACGAAGTCGGGCTGTTGGACGAGCGGTTCGTGATGCACATGGAAGAGATCGACCTATGCTGGCGGTTGTGGCGGGCGGGGTGGCGCGTCCGCGTCGAGCCCGCGAGCGAGGTCTACCACATCGGCGGCGGGTCGCTGCCGCAGGGGAATCCGCGCAAGACGTACTACAACTTCCGCAACAGCTTCCTCCTCCTGTGGAAGCACCTCCCGCGCCGCCACTTCCGCCGCGTCGTCGCCGGGCGCTACGCCCTCGACACGCTCGCCGCCGTGCGCGCCCTTGTTGCCGGCAACCTCGCGGAAGTCGACGCGATTCGCCGTGCGCATTTCGACTTTCGAACGCTGCGGAAGCACTACACGCCGCCGCCGGACGACATACCGCTTGTGCTCCCTCCATACGACTCCAGCATCGTCCGGGACTACTTCATCGGTAGGCACAAGACGTTCGCCGACCTGCCGACGGAGCGCTTCCGCTCGTTGCCGTAG